The sequence below is a genomic window from Streptosporangium lutulentum.
CGTCGCGATGGGCGTGCAGACCGCGGTCAACCTCGACGGCGGCGGCTCGACCACGATGGTCGCCCGCGCGCTCGGCGAGGACGACGCGACCGTCCGCAACGTCCCCTCCGACGGCCACGAGCGCAACGACCCGAACGGCGTCGGGGTGTTCGTCGCGAAGGGCGACGGCAGGCTGCACCAGCTCCTCGTCAAGCCCGCGCCGGGGGCGGCGTCGGCCGACGGCGGCGTGAAGGTCTTCCCTGGGCTGCGCCGTGCGCTCGTCGCGGAGGGCGTCGACAACCATCGGACACCGGTGGAGGTCGACCCGAAGTCCGTGCGGTGGTCCGCTCACGGAGCGTCCGTCAAGAACGGCACGCTCGCGACCCCTGACGAGGCGCACGGCACGATCACGGTCGACGCGCAGGTGGGTCGTGAGGCGGCGCACGCGAAGGTCACCGTCCTCGGCCCGGTCGACGGCGTCGAGCTGTCGTCCCAGCGCCTGTCGATCGCCGACGCGTCGCCCGACCACGCGGTCACCGTCTCCGTGACCGGCCGCGACGGCCAGGGCTACACGGCCCCGATCGACCCGCGGGACCTCTCGCTCGACTACGACCACGGCGTCGTCGACATCCAGCCCGTGGACGGCAAGCTGAAGATCACCCCGCTGACCGACGCGGGCACCGTCCTCACGGTCTCGGTCGGCGGCACGTCGGCCCGGCTCCCGATCACGGTCGGCGTCCAGACCCAGACGGTCTACGACTTCGACGACGACGTGCTCGCCCGCTGGCGCAACAACAGCACCGCGGCCACGACGTTCTCGGTCGACCCCGACGGCCTGCGGATCGACTTCAACGCGATGCGCAACGTGGGTGTCACGGCGGCGTCGGCGGCCCAGCGCGTCCAGGTGCCCGGCCAGCCGCTGCGCCTGCGGATGCGGATCAAGTCGAGCATCGACGTGCCGAACGGCCTGACCTACATGGCCTACAACGACGCGACCGGCAAGGGCAGTGGCATCTACGGCACCGCCCTGACCGCGAGCGACGACTGGCAGTACGCGACGTTCACGCTGCCGGCGAACACGGCGTTCCCGATCTCGATCTCGGGCTTCCAGGGCATCAACACGAGCGTCCCCCAGCAGAAGGCGGGCACGTTCGTCCTGGACCGCGTCGAGGCCGACGTCCCGACGTCGATCGACCTGCCTGCCCAGCCCGACCCGCGGTCCGACTCGCTCATCTCCGACGACGGCTCGCTGCCGCAGGGCCACGGCACGTGGCAGTTCGCCACGCTGTCGGACGTGCAGTTCACGGCCGACAACCCGGCGCTGACCCAGGTCGCGACGGCCGCCGTCAAGCGGATCCGCACGACCAAGCCGGACCTGATCGTCCTCAACGGTGACATCACCGACCGTGGCCTGCCGCAGGACCTCACGCTTGCCCGCCAGGTGCTCACCGACGCCGGGTGCGACCTCGTCCCGGTCGGCCGGGAGCCGTCGGAGAACAGCACGCCGAATCCGAAGGCCGGCTCGATCCCGTGCTACTACGTGCCGGGCAACCACGAGTCCTACGGCCTCAACAACGTCCAGTCCGACCTGACGAACTTCACCAACGAGTTCGGCCGGCCGTACCGGACGTTCGACCACAAGGGCACGCGGTTCATCCTGCTCGCCAGCTCCCTCGGGTCGCTGCGCGCGACGGCGTGGGACCAGCTCCCGATGATGCAGAAGGCGCTCGCCGACGCCAAGAAGGACAAGTCGGTGCAGAACGTCCTGGTGTTCGCCCACCACCCGGTGGACGACCCCGCCGAGACGAAGTCCAGTCAGCTCGGCGACCGCGACGAGGCCGCGCTCATCGAGAACATGCTCACCGACTTCCGCGACTCCACGGGCAAGGGCGCCGCGATGTTCGGATCCCACGCTCAGATCGCCGACGTCCACCGCGTCGAGGGCGTCCCGTACACGGTGCTGCCGTCGTCGGGCAAGGACCCGTACGGCACGCCGGACCGCGGCGGTTTCACCGGATGGGTCGACTGGTCCGTCGACTCGCGGCGGAACGCGGACCAGCAGTGGCTCGAGGCCGAGGTGCGCGCCTTCGCGCAGTCCGTCACGCTCGACACCCCGGACTCGCTTGAGGTGGACAGGACGGCGCGGCTCTCGGGCAGCATCGTGCAGCCGCAAGGGGTGTCGACGGGCACACGGGTGGTGCCGCTGCGGTACCCGATGTCGGTCGACTGGAGCGGCTCGTCCACCCTGGCGATCGGCAGCGGGAAGGCGGCCGTCGACGAGGCCCGCCGCAAGGGCAAGGTCGCGATCCTCGACCCGCGGACCCGGACGCTCACCGCGCTGCACCGTGGCTCGGTGACCGTGTCGGTGACGAACGACTCGATGCGGGCCTACACCGACGACAGCTCGCTCGCGCCGATCACGACCTCGAAGACCATCCGGGTCGGCGGCAGAAGGTGACCGACCCCGGCACGCAGCCGCCGCGGACCGACTCCCGGGCGGTCTGACACGCGAGGCGGCCTGGCTGAGGGCGAGCACACGTGTGCTCGCCCTCGGCGCTGCCCGGCCGGCTGCCGCGTCGTTCCGCCGGCCGCGGGCCGTGGTCTTCTTGTCACCCCGCCGGCTCGAAGGGACCGGCCGGAGCGGGGAGACCGGGCGACGGGCGGCCGGCGACCTCAAGGACGGTCTGCACGAACGCCTGGAGCTTGACGGTCTCGGCGGTGGTCAGCCAGAGGAGCCCGTACTCCATGGGCGGCGCGTCGCTGAAGGAGACGTAGGCGATGTCCGGGCGGGAGTAGTAATCGGCGGCGCGGGCCGAGGTGGGGCAGACGCCCTTGCCGGCGGCGACCAGCGAGAGGACCTCCTGCCAGGCGACGGTCTCGGGACCCTGCGGGATGGGTTTTCCGCTCGGGGTGGACGAGGGGAGATGGAAGTCCATCCAGTACCGGGGCGGACCGGAGATCGTGATCAGCGGGGAGTCCGCGAGATCCTCCAGTGACACCGTCTCTCGTCCGGCGAACGGATGGCCGGCGGCGACAACGAGCGCGCGTGGTTCGGAGAACACGACGGGACCGGTGGTGATGTCGGGCTCGTGGGCCGGGAGCTCGGTGAGCTGGAGGTCGAGTTCGCGTGCTCGCAGGAGTCCGAAGCGGTTGTGGAGCGGTATCTCCTGGATGATGACTTCGCAGTCGGGGTTGCGGGTCTGGAACAGGTCGGCGGCTGTGACGATGAGACCGCCGCACCACGCCGCGGAGAAGCCGACCCGCAACGTACCGGTGAGGCCGTGCCCGGCCGCGGCCGCTCTGGCGATCGCCTCCTGGATCTGCCGGTAGGCGGGGGCCAGGTCGTCGCGGAGCTGCCGTCCGACCGAGGTGAGCCTCACCTGGCGGCTGGTGCGCTCGAACAGCTCGGCGCCGACGGCGCGTTCCTGTTTCTTGATCGCTTGACTGACCCGCGCCACCGACACGTGGAGTCGTTCGGCGGTCTGGCCGAAGTGCAGTTCTTCGGCCAGGGTCAAGAAAATCTCGATGTCCCGTAATTCCATGTCGCCCCGATCCGTGAACTCCTGTGTTAACGAACCGTTGCGGGATCCGCCGTTGTTCCCGCTCTGGCCAGGGCGAATGATTGATCATGTCGCCGGCGCCCAGCGCGGCGACGACAGATCACCACCCCGATCGACACTCCAGAGAGCATGGCATGCTGAAGAACGAGAACCGGATCGACCTGGACCACTGGCAGACGCGGCTGGACCGGCTGCGCGCCACCCACCACGTCCCAGGCGCGTCCCTGGCCGTTCTGGTGGACGGCCGGATCCACGAGTTGGCCAGCGGGGTGCTGCACCGGGGGACCGGGGTGGAGGTGACGACCGACTCGATCTTCCAGTCCGGGTCGATCGCCAAGGTCTACACCGCCACGCTGATCATGCAGCTGGTCGACTCCGGCGAACTGGATCTGGACGCGCCGGTGACCGAGGTGCTTCCGGAGTTCGCCACCGCCGACCCGGCGGCGACCGAGCAGATCACCGTCCGCCGGCTGCTCTCCCACACCAGCGGGCTGACCTGTGACTTCAATCACGACACCGGACGCGGCGACGACTGCCTGGCCAAATACGTCGAGGCCGCCAAGGGCGTCGCGCTGGACTGCCGGCCAGGGACGGGCACCTCCTACTCCAGCGTCGGGTACAACGTGCTGGGCCGCGTCGTCGAGGTGGTCACCGGCCAGGTCTGGGACCAGGCGCTGAAGGACCGGCTGCTGGTCCCGCTGGGGCTGGAGCACTCGATGACGCTGCCCGAGGAGGCGCTGCGGTTCCGGGTGGCGATGGGGCACCTGGGCGAGCCCGGAGCCGACCCAGACCCGGCCCCGGCCTGGGACATGATGCCGCGTTCGGCCGGCCCCTACGGCCGGGTCCTGACCACCGCCGCCGACGTCGTTCGGCTGGCCCGGATGCACCTGGCCGGCGGCCTCGCTCCGGACGGCACCCGCGTGCTGTCGGCCGGTTCGGTCGCGGCGATGCAGCGCCGCGAGGTCGACAGCCCCGACAAGTGGACCGTCAGCGCCGACGGCTGGGGGCTGGGCTGGAGCCTCTACGACTGGGACGGCGTCGCCGGCTACGGCCACGACGGGTCGTCGGTGAGCCAGCACGGCTACCTGCGCGTCGTGCCGCACGCGGACGTGGCCGTCGTGCTGCTCGCCAACGGCGGCGGGACCCGCGAACTGTACGATGCGCTGTTCCGGGAACTCCTCGCCGAACTGGCCGGTGTGACCATGCCCGAGGCCTTCGGCCCGCCCGCCGAGCCGCCCGCCGTGGACGTCACCCCCTACCTGGGCACCTACCGTCGCGAAGGCGTCGAGATCACCATCACCCAGGACGAGGACGGCACCGCGCACCTGCGGTACGAGTTCGTCGACGGGATGAAGGACCTGTCCCCGCCGCTGGAGGCCGTCCTGATCCCGGTCACCGACACCGTCTTCGCCGCGACCGGCTCGGCCTTCGGCGTGGACGCCCTGCCCGTGGTGTTCGCCACGCTCGCCGACGGCACCCGGTGCTGTTACGCCGCCATGCGCGCCGCACCCAAGATCGCATAGAGCCGCCCCGCACCGCTTCGACCCGATCTCCGCCGTGATGCGGCGACCGGGTCGAAGCCCATCTCACCGCCCTGGACCGAGTTGAAGCCCGACTCGCCGCCCTGGGCCACCTCTTCAGCCGGCTCGGGCTCGACCCCGCCGTCGTCAAACGCGACGGCGCTCCCCGACCCGCTCCCCGCGCTCTGGACGCTCGCCATCCGGCGGCCGGGCGTGGGGAAAGGGATCTCCCCGGTGTGACATCAGGAAAGGCACGAGCACGTCCAGGAGCGCTTCGGGATTGTCCTCCTGCACGCTGTGTCCCGCGTCCATCTCGCATCCCCTGACATCGGTCGCCCAGGTCCGCCAGGGAGCGACCGGGTCGCCGTCGTACAGTTCCGGCAGGTCGTCGTGCCTGCCCCAGACCACGAGCACCGGACAGGCGATCTTCTTTCCTGCGGCCTTGTCGGCGGCGTCGTCGCGCCGATCCACGGTGAGTCCCGCGCGGTAGTCCTCGCACATGGCGTGGACGGTCTGGGGGTCGCGTCGCGCGGCGCGGTAGTCCTCCAGCGCCTCGTCCGCCACGCGGTCGGACCTGTCGGCGTACCACGCGTCCGGATCTTGATTGATCACACGTTCCGCCGGGTTCTTCGTCTGCCCGAGGAAGAACCAGTGCCACCACAGTCGCGCGAAGGTCTCCCCGGCGCGATCGAGCACCTCGCCGATCGGGGGGCCGCCGATGTTCACGAAAGCCCGCACCGACTCCGGATGGTCCATCGTCAACCGGAAGGCGACGTACGACCCGCGATCGTGCCCGACGACCGCGAACTCGTGATGGCCCAAAGCGTGCATGAGAGCCACGACGTCGTCCGCCATCGCGCGCTTCGACATCTGTGCGTGCTCCGGCTCATCCGCTGGAACGGTCGAGCGGCCGTAGCCGCGTAGGTCGGGGCAGACGACGGTGAAGTGCTCGGCGAGCGCGGGAGCCACCTTGTGCCAGGTCGCGTGAGTGTGCGGATGGCCATGCAGGAGCACCACCGCCGGACCTGAGCCGCCGTGGCGCACGCGCAGCGTCACCGGCCCGACGTCGATGTGGTCGAAAGCGAAGTCGTCGAACATCCGGCGCGGCTTCCCTCGTCCGATCACCCCAAACGTGAGGCCGTGATGACATGGTCGGACGCATTCCGTCACGTAAACGCCGTCTTTGTCTCTGATGGTGGGTGTGCGACCATGGTCGGTGAAGGCGACGGCGGAACGAGGAATCCGGTGTGAATCCGGTGCGGTCCCGCCACTGTGATCGGCGAGCGGATCCCGAACAAGCCACTGCCCGCGTGCGGGTGGGAAGGCCGGGACGAGCATCGACCCGAGAGCCAGGAGACTCACGCGGTCGCCTCCTCACGATATGGGGCGGATCTCCCCAAGAGAGGACGGTGCGCGGCATGCCGGGTTTCGGGCTGCCCGCCGTACGGGACTCCTCTGGCGATCCGGCTCCTCGCCCGCCGCGGTCGCTGTCGAGGAATGGCGGCCGCGGCCCGTTTTCAGGAGACCATCAATGGGTTTTCCCCGCTCACGGGGCGAAGCGGTGTCCGTCGCCCTCTACGGGTCCAACGACACCCGAGTACGCTCCGTCCCCCCTGCGCCGCTCGGAATCCCGGCGGTCGAGCCGTCCTCTGCTTCTTCATCCCACCGCGCTCCTCGGGTGCCGCTCGTGAGCGAAAGGATCCGGCCATGACGGCCCGGCGCGCGCGCCCGCTCCTCCTGCTCCTCGTGTCGGCCCTGCTGATGACCGGCTGCGGGAACACCGGAGCCACCGGGGCCACCACAGAGCGCGGTCCCTCGGCCGCGAACCCGCCTGTCGCGGGCTTCCCCGTCACCGTGGTCAACTGCGGGGTGAGCACCACCTACCGGCGGCCGCCGCAGCGGGCGGTGACGCTCAACCAGCACGCCACCGAGGTCATGCTCGCCCTCGGGCTGGAGAAGTCGATGGTCGCGACGGCCTATCTCGACGACCGGATCCTGCCCGAGTACGAAACCGTCTACCGGGCGATCAAGGTGCTCGCCAAGGAGTACCCCTCCTACGAGTCGCTGCTGTCGGTCGAACCCGACTTCGTGTACGGCGGGTTCAACAGCGCCTTCGACGAGAAGGAGGGACGTGGCCGTGCCGTCCTGGCCGAGGCCGGAATCGACTCCCACGTCAACATCGAAGGCTGCCCGACCGGCCCGGTGACCATGGTCCAGGTCGAGGAGGAGATCCGGACGATCGGGAAGATCTTCGGCGTGGCCGATCGCGCCGAGCGGCAGATCGCCGCGATGCGCGGAGTGCTGGATCGCGTCAAGGAGAAGATCGGCGGAATCGACCCGGTCAAGGTGTTCGTCTACGACAGCGGCGACAAGACGGCCTTCACCGCGGGAGGCGCCGGCATCGGCAACGAGATGATCGAACTGGCGGGCGGGACGAACCTGTTCGCCGACCTTCCCAAGGCCTTCGGGGACGTCTCGTTCGAGCAGGTGGCCGAGCGGGCGCCCGAGGTGATCGTCATCTACGACTACGGCGACGAGTCCGCGGAGGACAAGAAGAGGTTCCTGCTCTCCAATCCCGCGCTCAAGGACGTGCCCGCGATCAAAAACCAGCGTTTCGCGGTGCTGCCGCTGTCGTCCACGGTGCTGGGCGTGCGGGTGCCCGCCGGCGTGGAATCGCTGGCCCGCCAGCTGCACGCGGACCGCTTCGCGTGATCGAGATCGCCGAATCCCGGCCGGCGGCGACCACGACCGAGGCCGCCGCCGGTCGGGCACGCGTGCCGTACGCGCTGGTCTTGACGCTGCTCGGCATCGCCGTGGTGGTGACCGCCACGGCCGGGATCGCGATCGGCTCGGTCCGCCTGCCGTTCGGCGAGGTGTGGGGCATCCTGCTGCACCGGATCTTTCCCGCGCTGGTCGAGCCCACCTGGACGCCGGTCAGGGAGACGATCGTGATGGACGTCCGGGTTCCCCGGGTCCTGCTGTGCGGCGTCGTCGGCGCGGGCTTGTCGGTGTGCGGGATGGCCCTGCAAGCCCTGGTGCGCAACCCGCTGGCCGACCCGATGCTGCTCGGGGTGTCATCGGGGGCGACCGTCGGCGCCGTGCTCGTCATGGTGCTCAACGTCTCGCTGCTCGGCGCCTTCTCCCTGCCCCTGGCCGCCTTCGGCGGCGCTTTGGCGGCACTGCTGCTGGTCTACTTCCTGGCCAGTGCCAAAGGGCGGATGACCACCATGCGGCTGGTGCTGTCCGGGGTCGCCACGGGCGAGGTGCTCTCGGCCGTCGCCAGCTACCTCATCATCACCTCCGGCGACCCGCGCAAAGCCGAATCGGCGCTGCGCTGGATGCTGGGCGGCCTGGCCGGCACCACCTGGGACCTGCTGTGGATCCCCGCCGGGGCGGTCCTTGCCGGCACCGCGGTGCTGCTGGGTGTGTCCCGCCCGCTCAACCTGCTGCTGGCGGGGGAGGAGGCGGCCGCGGCCCTGGGCCTGAACGTTCACCGCTTCCGCGCCGCGCTGTTCGTGCTCATCGCCCTGATGATCGGCGCGATCGTCGCCGTCAGCGGCTCGATCGGGTTCGTGGGGCTGATGATGCCGCACGTGGTGCGTCTGCTGGTCGGCGCCGACCACCGGCGCGCACTGCCGGCGGTCGCCCTGCTGGGCGCGGCCTTCCTGATCGCCGCCGACCTCGCCGCGCGCAGCGTGACCGCCCCGGAGGAGATCCCGATCGGCATCCTGACCGCCCTGGTCGGGGGTCCCTTCTTTCTGTGGCTGATGCGGCGTAAGGCGGCCCGATGACCCCGGTGGGCGAACCCGCGGCGCTGCGGGTCGAAGGGGTCAGCGTCGTCATCGCGGGCCGGGCCCTGGTGCGGGACGTCTCGCTGCACGTCGTCCCCGGCGAGGTCGTCGCGCTCGTCGGACCCAACGGGGCAGGCAAGTCCACCCTGCTGCGCACGTTCTACCGGGCGCTGCGCCCGACCTCGGGGCGGGTGCTGCTGGACGGTGAGGACGTCTGGGGCATGACCGGCAAGTGGCTGGCTCGGCGACTGGCCGCCGTCCTGCAGGAGGCACCCGGCGAGTTCGAGCTGACCGTGTACGACGTGGTGGCCATGGGCCGCACTCCCTACAAGCGGATGTTCCAAGGGGATGACACCGGCGACCGGCACATCATCATGAGCGCACTGGAGGATCTGGACATCGCCGGCCTCGCCCGGGCCCCGTTCGACAGGTTGTCCGGGGGAGAGAAGCAGCGCGCCCTGATCGCCCGCGCGCTGGCGCAGCGGACCGGGACGATGGTGCTGGACGAGCCGACCAACCACCTCGACCTGCGCCATCAGCTCGACACCCTTCAGCTGGTCCGGCGGCTCGGGGTGACCGCCGTCGTCGCGCTGCACGACCTCAACCTGGCGGCGGCGTTCTGCGACCGGATCTGCGTCCTGGACACCGGCCGTCTGGTCGCGGCGGGCCCGCCCGCCCAGGTGCTCACCGCCTCCCTGCTCGCCGAGGTCTACCGCGTGGACGCCGAGGTGGATCGTCACCCCCGTACCGGAGTCCCGCAGATCAGCGTGGTGCCGGACAGCCTGGCCGACACGCGCCGCCGTTCGGAGGAGGACGGGGTGACCTCGGCATGACCCGCCTGCGGCCCGTCCCGCCCGAGTCCGTCGCCGCGGTCCTGGCCGACATCGCCGGCTTGGGGTCGTTCTTCTCCCTCGACGTCGGAGTCGACGTCGGCGAGGCCGGTGGCGCGTGGCGGCCCGTCACGGACGCCTACGTGGAGGGACTCCCGCACCTGGTGGCCGCCCGCGCGGCCCGCTACGGCACGCACGAGCTGCGGATAGCCGCCTCCATCGTCCAACTCGGTCATGCCGCCCGGCTGTGGTCCGTCGTGCTGGGCTGCGTCACCCTGCACGGCGTCATCCCCGACCTCGGCGACCTCCGGCAACGGACGGACGGGCCCGCGCTGCGGTTGCCCGTGCCCCGTGGATGGCAGGTGCCCTGCGACGACACCCTGACGCGAGTCGTCTACCGCCTGGTCATGGACGATCACCTGGCGCCGCTGTCCGCCGGGCTGCGGGTCAAGGTCGCCGCGCGGCTCCTGCACGGCAACGCCGCGTCCGCCCTGGCCGAAGCGGCACGTGCCGTCCTGCGGGCCCGTCCCGACCTGCGCGGGACTCTCACCCAGCTCGCCGCAGGCCTGCTCGGCACCGGAGACCTACGCGGTACAGGTGAGTTCACCGGGCCGGATCTGGGATTTCGGCGGCGAAGCTGCTGCCTGTACTACCGCGTACCGGGCGGCGAGAAATGCGCGGACTGCTCACTGGAACGAAACATCACATGAGAGAGGTCTGGCGGCTCACCTCAACGATGATCATGGTCGGTGTGCCCCCGGGGCGGCTTCGAGCACGCCGGGCGCCTCGACAGCCAGACATGTGATCGTCGGTTCAGGGCGGAGCCGAGTAGGCCCAGAGGAAGTGGGTTAGCCTTTGCGTGATATTGGTCGCGCTCCGGAGGTACCGATGCAGCAGGGCAAGGTCACGATCCCCGTTTCGACGCGAGGGCGCGCCCGCTAAGCAGCAGGTCGACGCTCCTCGCTTCGAAGCGGTCTCCGATCTCATGACCGTTTCCTTTGCTGAGGAGCTCTATTTTGCGTGCCCTCAAGTCCGCGCGGCTCGGCGCGGACTTCTCCAAGCTGTGGACCGCCTCGGCGGTGTCCAACCTCGGTGACGGCGTCACCATGGCAGCAGGACCGCTGCTCGTCGCCTCGCTCACCAGCGAGCCGGTGCTCGTCGCCGGAGCCGTCTTCGCCCAGCAACTGCCCTGGCTGATCATCGCCCTGATCAGCGGCGTCTACGTGGACCGGCTCGACCGCCGCCGCCTGGTCATCGCCGTCAACGTCCTGCGGGGGCTGGCCCTGGCCGTCCTGGCCGCCGCGGTCGCCACCTCGACCGCTTCCGTTCCGCTCATCTACCTCGTGTTCTTCCTGCTCGGCGTCGGTGAGACCCTCGCCGACACGGCCTTCTCCGCGCTGGTGCCCGTCACCGTCACACCTGAACAGCTGATCAGAGCCAACTCCCGGATGGCGGCCACCGGTATCCTGGGTAATCAAATCCTGGCCAAGCCTCTGGGCGGCTGGCTGTTCGCCGTCGGCGCGGCCCTGCCGTTCGCGGCCGACGCGTTGACCTTCCTCGTCGCGGCGGCACTGACCTCGGCCGTCCGAGTCCCTCCGGCCAGGTCGACAAGCGGCGGCGGTGTGCGCGAGGACATCGCCGCCGGGATCCGCTGGTTGTGGCGGCATCGGCTGCTGCGCACGCTCGCGGTGACCATGGGCGTGGCCAACGTGGCCTTCTGTGCCGCGTTCGCGGTCTTCGCGCTCTACGCACAGCAGAGGCTGGGGCTGAGCGAGGTCGGCTACGGCCTCCTGCTCACCACCTTCGGGGTCGGTGGGCTGGTGGGCAGCCTTCTCGCTTCGAGGCTGAGAGAAAGATTCGGGTCCAAGACGCTGCTCCGTGGCGGCCTGATCGTCGAGATCTTCACGCATGCCGTTCTCGCGTTCACAACCGAGCCGCTGGTCGCGGCTGGGATTCTGATCGTTTTCGGCGTCCACAGCGTGAACTGGGGGATCATCGCGGCCACCCGGTTCCAGCAGGCGGTGCCGGACGAACTTCGCGGCCGGGTCGGCAGCGTCTACGCACTCATCCAGGTGGGCGGCGCCGCAGCCGGCTCACTGCTCGGTGGCCTGATCGCCCAAGCCGTAACGATCACCACGCCGTTCTGGGCGGCCGCCGCCGCCATGACCGCCGTCACCGTGGTCGCCTGGCGACCGCTGCGCGCCGCCTGAGCCCCGGGGAAATCAATGATCACTCTTCCCGCCGAGCTCGGGCATGCCCTCGCCGCCATGGTGGCTCGTCACCGCGAGCAGGACCTGGCCAGGGCGGCCGGCCGGCTCACCGCACGCTACCGGCAGCCCATCCACGAGCCGGCTCTTCGGTCGGCGGTCGACGTGGCCGCCTACGCCGCCACCCGCATGCCCGCCACCTACGCCGCGGTCACCGCGGCGCTCACCCAGGCCGCCGTGTGCGTGCCCGATTTCCAACCGGCGAGCCAACTCGACATC
It includes:
- a CDS encoding (2Fe-2S)-binding protein, whose amino-acid sequence is MTRLRPVPPESVAAVLADIAGLGSFFSLDVGVDVGEAGGAWRPVTDAYVEGLPHLVAARAARYGTHELRIAASIVQLGHAARLWSVVLGCVTLHGVIPDLGDLRQRTDGPALRLPVPRGWQVPCDDTLTRVVYRLVMDDHLAPLSAGLRVKVAARLLHGNAASALAEAARAVLRARPDLRGTLTQLAAGLLGTGDLRGTGEFTGPDLGFRRRSCCLYYRVPGGEKCADCSLERNIT
- a CDS encoding MFS transporter encodes the protein MRALKSARLGADFSKLWTASAVSNLGDGVTMAAGPLLVASLTSEPVLVAGAVFAQQLPWLIIALISGVYVDRLDRRRLVIAVNVLRGLALAVLAAAVATSTASVPLIYLVFFLLGVGETLADTAFSALVPVTVTPEQLIRANSRMAATGILGNQILAKPLGGWLFAVGAALPFAADALTFLVAAALTSAVRVPPARSTSGGGVREDIAAGIRWLWRHRLLRTLAVTMGVANVAFCAAFAVFALYAQQRLGLSEVGYGLLLTTFGVGGLVGSLLASRLRERFGSKTLLRGGLIVEIFTHAVLAFTTEPLVAAGILIVFGVHSVNWGIIAATRFQQAVPDELRGRVGSVYALIQVGGAAAGSLLGGLIAQAVTITTPFWAAAAAMTAVTVVAWRPLRAA